A window from Canis lupus baileyi chromosome 4, mCanLup2.hap1, whole genome shotgun sequence encodes these proteins:
- the LOC140632456 gene encoding zinc finger protein 300-like, with translation MKSQGLVSFKDVAVDFTQEEWQQLDPAQKTLYKDVMLENFSHLVSMGYPVSKPDVISKLEQGEDPWIIKRDIPNWMYPDENQADGRQGK, from the exons GGCTTAGTATCATTCAAGGATGTGGCTGTGGATTTTACCCAAGAGGAGTGGCAGCAACTGGACCCTGCTCAGAAGACCCTGTACAAggatgtgatgctggagaacttCAGCCACCTAGTCTCAATGG GATATCCAGTTTCCAAACCAGATGTCATCTCTAAGTTGGAACAAGGAGAAGATCCATGGATCATAAAAAGAGACATACCAAATTGGATGTATCCAGATGAAAATCAGGCAGATGGAAGACAAGGGAAGTGA